CTATCGGTACCGCAAGTCCCGTTATTTTTACATCCACGTGGTGTGCCGTCTTTGGTTCCAGTAGAACAGTTTGTACATGCCATAATTTTTGAATATATATTGGTCATCGCGTCATTTTTGACGAGACTACTATCATAAAACGTTTAGATTGTAAAGATAGTATTTTGTTGGCTTAAATTTCAAAAGAATTTTTAAGCAAAAAAGAAGTTAATTTATCTCAACAGAATAGTTGAGCATATTTCGGTTAGGTTTTTCTAAATCTTTTTTAGAAAGGAAAATGTTTTTGAAAAGAACATTATTCCAAGAATTTCTCTTTTGCCAATGAGCAAAAGTTTCTGTTTTCCAATCAAAATCGTCTTTCCAAAAATATTTTGGAGAAACATAGCAATAAGTATATGGAATTAGATAGGAACTGTCGTTTTCAGTTTTTACTTTTAATGATTCTTCTTCGTTTCGGCTTATAGTTCTGGGTGATAAAAAAGTAATTCCTCTTTTTGAAGATTCTTTTTTCAATAAGGAAATCACTTCTTTATAATCGTTTTCAATTGTTTTTAGACTGAAATTATTATAGGTTGTTTCGCCTATTTTATCTATCGGACGAAGTTGAATGATATCAATTGAGTATTTGTCATAAACCTTAAAAAACTCTTTCAATTCATAGAAATTATCTGCATTGAAAGTATAATTTATTCGTAATCGTAACTTTGGGTTTTTCTTTTTTTCTTCGGTAATGTAACCTAAAACGGCATGAAATTTTTCATAAATTCCTTTGTCCATCAAGTCTTCGTAAGTTTCCTTGAAAACACCATGCATTGAAAAAATGAATTCATTTAAACCTGCTTTCGATAAATCAATAATATCCTGGTTTTCTAATAAATTTCCATTGGTAACCATACTGATGTAAGGCACTTTATGTTTTTTGGCAATTTCAATTAACTTGACATTGTGTTTAAAAAGTGTTGGTTCTGCGCCACAACCGATTTGAAGTTTTAAAGCGTTTTTAAAATTTACTTTGGCTAATTCTTCTAAATCACTTTCTTTAAAAATGCCTTTCATGTTGGTTCTAACATATTCATCATCGGTAAAATAGCACATTTTACAACGCAGATTACAGGCTAAAACCGGATCAAATTGAATGGCTAGATATCTTTTATTTAAAACACTCAACAACCATAAGCCAAAGAATTTTATTCGATGACTTTTAATTTTATGATTGAATTTGAGTAGTTTATAAATATCCATTAACTGAGTTTAGCTTACCAATTTAAACAATTTATCCGACAATCGAATTCTAAAAGGAACTTCAAAAGTGACTTTATCACCAATCTTTGCCACTGAATTTTCGCTACCGTTGACAAACATTTTTTCTAAAATCAATTCTTGATTTCCAGTTGTTGGACCAGAAATTAAAATTTTATCTCCAACTTGCAATTCATTATTTTCAATGATGAATAATCCAATTCCAGCTTTTACAAAGTAATGTTCAGCTTTGCCAAGAATAACTTTTTTTACTTTTATCTTTTGACGAATATCTTGTGTTTTTTTGGCAACAGCCAAAGCCACATCAGACAATTCACCGGAATGTTTAAACTTCAGTTTTTCAGATTTCCCTTTTCTAAAAACTTTATTGCCAACTTGTTTACCGCTTCTTAAACGTACTTGCTCTTCTAATGGTAAATGTGTAATATCTAAACATTCAGTAGAACAGCAATTTTCCATTACGGCTTGACATTCATCACATTGAATAAACAGTAAATGACAACCATCATTTGCACAATTGGTGTGATTATCACATGGTTTTCCACATTGATGGCATTGAGCTACAATATCATCTGTTATTCTTTCGCCTAAACGGTTATCAAAAACGAAATTTTTACCAATAAATTTACTTTCTAAACCTTCTTCTTTGATTTGTTTAGCGTAATTGATAATTCCGCCTTCTAGTTGGTAAACATTTTTGAAACCTTGGTGTTTGTAGTAAGCAGAAGCTTTTTCACACCGAATTCCACCTGTGCAATACATTACCAAATTTTTGGTTTCCTTATAATCTTTTAATTGCTCGTTGATGATGGGCAAACTTTCTCTAAATGTTTCAACATCAGGAGTTATAGCGTTTTTAAAATGACCAACTTCGCTTTCGTAATGATTTCTAAAATCAACTACTATTGTATTTGGATCTTCCAGAATTTTATTGAATTCTTTTGCGCCTAAGTGAATTCCTTTTTTGGTAACGTCAAAAGTTTCATCGTTTAATCCATCCGCAACAATTTTGTGACGAACTTTTATAGTTAATTTTAAAAATGAATGATCATCTTGTTCAACAGCAACATTCAAGCGAATGCCTTTCATGAAATCATAAACTTCTAGTGTTTCACGAAATTCTTCAAAGTTATCGGCAGGAACGCTCATTTGAGCATTTATTCCTTCGTGAGCAACATAAATTCTGCCCAATGCATCGAGTGCATTCCAAGCTAAGAATAAATCGTCACGAAATTTTTTTGGATCTACAATTTTGGCATACGCATAGAAAGACAAGGTTAGTCGTTGTTTTCCGGCTAAATCAATTAGCTCTTTTCTTTCTTCAGCGCTTAAGGTGTTATACAGTTGCATGCTATAAACGTTTAAGTGAGAAATATGTTTTTTTGAACTCTAATTGGAAGAATTCGGTGCAAAGTTAAACAAATTAATTAAAAAACCCTTTCAGAGGTTTAATTCTAAAAGGGTTTCTCCTTCATAGCAATTATCCCCATTAATTTATGATGATACAGTTTCCATTTACACAATCCATTGTTGATGGCGGATTTACTATTGCACAATCCGAAACCGCACCAGTTTGAATATTATAAGCATTATCCATTTCAAAATATTCGTCAACCATTGTTTGCAAAGTAGGCAAATCTACCGAAGACGGAAAAGTTAAAAACTCTCTTGGTCCGCCACAAGGTTTTGCTCCAAAAGCAATATAGTTGCAATTTGAACTTTCAGAACAATTAAAAGAATTAATGTAGCTAATAATTTCTTGTTTTTTATTGTTTAACATTTCTGGAGTAATTCCTGAATCGTTATCATCATCGCATTGCATGCTTAAAAACAAAAAAGAACATGCTACTAAAAGAAGTTTTGTTTTCATAGTTATTGGTTTTTACAATAGATGAAAAATTTTCAAAATGGTTGCAAAAAAAAAATCCTTTAAACATAAGAATAAAGGATTTTTTTGATTTCAATTAATAAGATTAACAAAATTCTGCGTAAGCATCTTTTAAGTTTTCAGCAATCATTTCGGCTGGTCTACCTTCAATGTGATGACGTTCTAACATATGAACTAATTCACCATTTTTAAACAATGCCATACTTGGTGATGATGGTGGAAAAGGAAACATTTCTTCTCTTGCAGCATCAACAGCTTCACGGTCGACACCAGCAAAAACAGTTACTAAATGGTCTGGTTTTTTTGAACCTTCTAAACTCATTTTTGCACCTGGACGAGCATTTCTTGCCGCACATCCACAAACTGAATTTACTACAACTAAAGTTGTTCCATCAGCTTTTATTGCGTTTTTAACTTCTTCTGCTGTATATAAATCTTGAAAACCTGCTTCTGAAAGTTCAGCGCGCATTGGTTTTACCATTTCTTCTGGATACATATGTATTTATTTTAAATTTAAAGTATTGCAAAGATACAATGATTTCTATTTTTTTATTTTAAATAAATCATAAAGATTTGTTATGACGAAATAGAATTCTAGAATTTTATAATTCTATTAAAAACGGCTTTTAAAAACGGTAATTTTGGACACTTCCAAATAATTTGTAAATCTTCTAAAAAAGAGGATTCGTTATCCAAAAATTTAAAAATTGTGATTGGATTTCCATTTCTGAAAATAGATGAAAACACTTTGGAACCTAATGCATTATTTTGATACAAAACATCAATGAAAAGCAAATCATAAAACCAAAATTTATCTTTTTTATGAAATTTTTTAAAGTCATTTTCAGATTGTAAAAATTGAACTAATTCTTTAGATTTTTTAGTTACATTTTTAAAAGTAAAACCTGTACTTGGTTTGGTCCATCCGCCAGCTGAACCAATATTGATAATATTTTTAGTATTGTGTTTCCAAAATTCATAACATGTCATCGGTATGTTTCCTTGTTCTTTTTCGATGATTTCAAACTCAGAAATTCCAAGTTTTTGAATGTAATTTTCAATTTCTGATTCGTATTCAGATGTTGAAAGCAAATCTTTTGAAAATAAAGTATATTCAATTAAAGCTTCTGTTTCGGATGTTGGTAAAACATACATAAATCGAGTGTTTCCTTTTTGTTCCACAGAAAAATCCATAAACGTGGCACAATTTGGATTGAAAACAGCTTCTTTACTTTTAATAAACCAACCAATAAAATGCTGTTGAAGCAAAGGATATTTTGATTGTAATTTTACTCGATTTATATCTAAAATTGAATTGAAAACCTTGTTACAAGTATAACTTTCGGAATCCGTTTTTACCACACAATGATTGCCTAATTCTTCAAAATCGATTACTTTTTGATTGCTAAAATGGATATTATTTTGCTTAAATATTAATTCAAAAACCAAATTATAAAAATCCAAACCTTTAATCTTTTTGTATTGAAAAGGTTCAATATTCAGAACTTTTTGAAAACTCTCATTTGCAAATAAAGCTGAATTCCATTTTTTGGAAACAATTTCATCAAAAAGATTCGTGTCCTCCCAAAAACACCAAGTTCGGTCATTGGTTTTTTTGAGATTTTCATCAATCAACAGTATTGATTTATCTTCAAATTTTCTGCTTTTTATCATTTCATAAACAGTCATCAAAGCAGATAAACCTGAACCTGTAAATATGTAATGATAGTGTTTCATGTATTAAATTCGGAACGAAAAACCAGCCGCGATGTAATTATCAGGAGCGTTTTTTGTAATTCCAATCCCAGCTGATAAATCTACCATAAAATTATTGCTTATCAAATAGGTTAAACCACCATCAAAATTATGATTTGCTTCATTGTTTTGAGGAGCAAATCCAAATAATTCTATATATGAACCTAATTTTTCGGTAATTGAATAACCAGTTGCAACAGTGTAAATAAAAGTTGGTTCAGGTGTAAAACCATCCCATTCAGCACCAAGATTATAACTAAAAGAGAATTTTTTACTTAAAGTATGTTGCATAACAAAACGAAATTCAGGTGCAAAATAGTCAGTTTTAAAAGGCGTTGAAGCTGCATTTGGTAATGAAATATGTCCAATGAATGAAGTTTTTGGAAAGAAACCTTTCTCTTCTGCAATTTTTATTTTACAACCAATTAGTATTGGATTTAATCCTGTTGTTTTTTCAATATTGTTTTTTTCTACAGCAAATTCAGTGATTAATCTTAACTCAAAATTTTCATTGACGCCATATTTCCAAAGCGTTGATGGAAGAAGATTACTTTTACTTATATTATCATTTTTTTGAAACGAAAAACCAGTTTCTACCTGAAACATTCCTTTTGGAGTTAATGATGGCGATTCTGTTTGGTCTGGTCTGTCAGTTTGAATTGGTTCCATTTCTTGCGCAAAACATGAGAATGAAATAAAAGAGAAAAGAAGTATAATTTTAGCTTTCATAAATTAAAAATTTAGACAAAACTAAAAATTTATTTAAACTTATAAAAATTATTTCTACTTTTGCCTTAAAATAATTCTAAATGACAATTTCAGAAGAAAACTATTTGAAAGTAATTTATCATCTTTCGTTGGTTTCTCCAAAAGGCATCAACACTAATGCCATTGCAGGA
The window above is part of the Flavobacterium sp. PMTSA4 genome. Proteins encoded here:
- a CDS encoding BrxA/BrxB family bacilliredoxin, with the protein product MYPEEMVKPMRAELSEAGFQDLYTAEEVKNAIKADGTTLVVVNSVCGCAARNARPGAKMSLEGSKKPDHLVTVFAGVDREAVDAAREEMFPFPPSSPSMALFKNGELVHMLERHHIEGRPAEMIAENLKDAYAEFC
- the trhO gene encoding oxygen-dependent tRNA uridine(34) hydroxylase TrhO, with product MQLYNTLSAEERKELIDLAGKQRLTLSFYAYAKIVDPKKFRDDLFLAWNALDALGRIYVAHEGINAQMSVPADNFEEFRETLEVYDFMKGIRLNVAVEQDDHSFLKLTIKVRHKIVADGLNDETFDVTKKGIHLGAKEFNKILEDPNTIVVDFRNHYESEVGHFKNAITPDVETFRESLPIINEQLKDYKETKNLVMYCTGGIRCEKASAYYKHQGFKNVYQLEGGIINYAKQIKEEGLESKFIGKNFVFDNRLGERITDDIVAQCHQCGKPCDNHTNCANDGCHLLFIQCDECQAVMENCCSTECLDITHLPLEEQVRLRSGKQVGNKVFRKGKSEKLKFKHSGELSDVALAVAKKTQDIRQKIKVKKVILGKAEHYFVKAGIGLFIIENNELQVGDKILISGPTTGNQELILEKMFVNGSENSVAKIGDKVTFEVPFRIRLSDKLFKLVS
- a CDS encoding transporter, whose amino-acid sequence is MKAKIILLFSFISFSCFAQEMEPIQTDRPDQTESPSLTPKGMFQVETGFSFQKNDNISKSNLLPSTLWKYGVNENFELRLITEFAVEKNNIEKTTGLNPILIGCKIKIAEEKGFFPKTSFIGHISLPNAASTPFKTDYFAPEFRFVMQHTLSKKFSFSYNLGAEWDGFTPEPTFIYTVATGYSITEKLGSYIELFGFAPQNNEANHNFDGGLTYLISNNFMVDLSAGIGITKNAPDNYIAAGFSFRI
- a CDS encoding radical SAM protein — encoded protein: MDIYKLLKFNHKIKSHRIKFFGLWLLSVLNKRYLAIQFDPVLACNLRCKMCYFTDDEYVRTNMKGIFKESDLEELAKVNFKNALKLQIGCGAEPTLFKHNVKLIEIAKKHKVPYISMVTNGNLLENQDIIDLSKAGLNEFIFSMHGVFKETYEDLMDKGIYEKFHAVLGYITEEKKKNPKLRLRINYTFNADNFYELKEFFKVYDKYSIDIIQLRPIDKIGETTYNNFSLKTIENDYKEVISLLKKESSKRGITFLSPRTISRNEEESLKVKTENDSSYLIPYTYCYVSPKYFWKDDFDWKTETFAHWQKRNSWNNVLFKNIFLSKKDLEKPNRNMLNYSVEIN
- a CDS encoding lycopene cyclase family protein; translated protein: MKHYHYIFTGSGLSALMTVYEMIKSRKFEDKSILLIDENLKKTNDRTWCFWEDTNLFDEIVSKKWNSALFANESFQKVLNIEPFQYKKIKGLDFYNLVFELIFKQNNIHFSNQKVIDFEELGNHCVVKTDSESYTCNKVFNSILDINRVKLQSKYPLLQQHFIGWFIKSKEAVFNPNCATFMDFSVEQKGNTRFMYVLPTSETEALIEYTLFSKDLLSTSEYESEIENYIQKLGISEFEIIEKEQGNIPMTCYEFWKHNTKNIINIGSAGGWTKPSTGFTFKNVTKKSKELVQFLQSENDFKKFHKKDKFWFYDLLFIDVLYQNNALGSKVFSSIFRNGNPITIFKFLDNESSFLEDLQIIWKCPKLPFLKAVFNRIIKF